One stretch of Malus domestica chromosome 14, GDT2T_hap1 DNA includes these proteins:
- the LOC103455499 gene encoding uncharacterized protein isoform X1, giving the protein MPCSAEEALVRLFNNTSSSFLLLLLFLYVSSIFLFKLFYFVGSNPIFPRSQNGCEDYVFSDEEEEEEEEEELEEDEEEEEDEEEDEERQFHVHSHQYCRTINDHDLVADIIRGNESLRFLPNHNLQHHHQKKNSEDQFISARESLIIEERQDESLHESPQGSESEYEDQGVEEIPVKETVSVLNSVANDRVWSTSPITIELDKSDKNGDDNCDEHNTEINRADQTHLSGDESFVVYGPSQLKNKKFQVQDNKEDEIFGDSTVGSTSKSSSEWRSSINCRDSATEDPFSSSSRRSCPKWESYTVFQKYDEEMMFLDRISAQKLHETESLKSIQVCPRSISERIVHRISMATKRPPDVRHNPYHELEAAYVAQICLTWEALNWNYKNFEQKRASRREIDPGVPGELAQQFQQFQVLLRRYVENEPYEQGRRPEIYARMRLLAPKLLQVPEYRVSEDGEHEKDEGFGSKISSAAFLMIMEDGIRTFMDFLKADKEKPCQKLVSMFKRKRKGSVDPTLLHLMKKVNQKKKMKIKDLRRSHKCLRKRSLKVEEEMEILMGLIDLKLVSRVLRMTDLNAEQLHWCEAKMSKVRVLDGKRYQRDSSPLFFPAQ; this is encoded by the exons atgcCATGTTCAGCTGAGGAAGCACTTGTTAGGCTCTTCAACAAcacttcctcctccttcctcctcctcctcctcttcctctacgtctcctccatttttcttttcaaactcTTCTACTTTGTCGGCAGCAACCCTATTTTCCCAAG AAGCCAGAATGGTTGCGAAGACTACGTGTTTTCGgatgaagaagaggaggaggaggaagaagaagaattagaagaagacgaagaagaagaagaagacgaagaagaagacgaagaaaggcAGTTTCATGTTCATAGTCACCAATACTGCAGAACCATAAATGATCATGATCTGGTGGCTGACATCATACGCGGCAACGAATCATTAAGGTTTTTGCCCAACCATAACCTTCAGCATCatcatcaaaaaaaaaattccgaaGACCAATTCATTAGCGCACGGGAGAGCTTAATAATTGAAGAACGCCAAGATGAATCTTTGCATGAGTCACCACAAGGCTCAGAATCTGAATATGAAGATCAAGGCGTGGAGGAAATCCCAGTGAAAGAAACAGTTTCAGTTCTCAATTCTGTCGCGAATGATCGAGTGTGGTCCACATCTCCGATAACTATAGAACTAGATAAAAGTGACAAAAATGGTGACG ATAATTGTGATGAACACAATACTGAAATCAATAGGGCAGATCAGACGCATTTATCCGGTGACGAAAGTTTTGTTGTTTACGGGCCATCACAATTGAAGAACAAGAAGTTCCAAGTTCAAGACAATAAagaggatgaaatttttggTGACTCAACTGTTGGATCAACTTCTAAGAGCTCTTCTGAATGGAGAAGCTCAATTAACTGCAGGGATTCTGCCACTGAAGATCCTTTTTCTTCCTCGTCCCGGAGAAGCTGCCCCAAATGGGAGTCTTACACAGTCTTCCAAAAGTATGATGAGGAAATGATGTTCTTAGACAGAATTAGTGCCCAAAAGCTCCATGAAACAg aatcACTTAAGTCTATTCAAGTTTGTCCAAGATCAATTTCGGAAAGGATAGTTCATAGAATCTCTATGGCAACAAAAAGGCCGCCTGATGTACGTCACAACCCTTATCATGAGCTGGAGGCTGCTTACGTTGCACAAATTTGCTTAACATGGGAAGCACTTAATTGGAACTACAAGAATTTTGAGCAAAAAAGGGCATCACGACGTGAAATTGATCCCGGCGTTCCTGGCGAATTAGCACAGCAATTTCAGCAATTTCAAGTGCTTCTACGAAGATAtgtagagaatgagccttatgaGCAAGGCAGGAGGCCAGAGATTTATGCTAGGATGAGGCTTTTGGCACCAAAGTTACTTCAAGTGCCAGAATATAGAG TTTCAGAAGATGGTGAGCATGAAAAGGACGAAGGTTTTGGCTCAAAAATTTCATCAGCTGCATTTTTAATGATAATGGAAGACGGAATCCGAACGTTCATGGATTTTCTCAAGGCTGATAAGGAAAAACCCTGCCAGAAATTAGTATCCATGTTCAAAAGAAAACGAAAAGGTTCAGTTGATCCCACTCTTCTCCATCTGATGAAGAAAGTCAATCAAAAA AAGAAGATGAAAATCAAAGATCTTCGACGTTCCCACAAATGCCTGAGAAAGCGAAGCTTGAAGGTGGAGGAAGAGATGGAGATACTGATGGGTCTAATTGACCTAAAATTGGTGTCTAGGGTTTTGAGAATGACCGACCTAAATGCAGAACAATTACATTGGTGCGAAGCAAAGATGAGCAAAGTGAGAGTTCTGGATGGGAAAAGATACCAAAGAGATTCGTCCCCACTTTTCTTCCCAGCACAATAA
- the LOC103455499 gene encoding uncharacterized protein isoform X2 — translation MPCSAEEALVRLFNNTSSSFLLLLLFLYVSSIFLFKLFYFVGSNPIFPRSQNGCEDYVFSDEEEEEEEEEELEEDEEEEEDEEEDEERQFHVHSHQYCRTINDHDLVADIIRGNESLRFLPNHNLQHHHQKKNSEDQFISARESLIIEERQDESLHESPQGSESEYEDQGVEEIPVKETVSVLNSVANDRVWSTSPITIELDKSDKNGDDNCDEHNTEINRADQTHLSGDESFVVYGPSQLKNKKFQVQDNKEDEIFGDSTVGSTSKSSSEWRSSINCRDSATEDPFSSSSRRSCPKWESYTVFQKYDEEMMFLDRISAQKLHETESLKSIQVCPRSISERIVHRISMATKRPPDVRHNPYHELEAAYVAQICLTWEALNWNYKNFEQKRASRREIDPGVPGELAQQFQQFQVLLRRYVENEPYEQGRRPEIYARMRLLAPKLLQVPEYREDGEHEKDEGFGSKISSAAFLMIMEDGIRTFMDFLKADKEKPCQKLVSMFKRKRKGSVDPTLLHLMKKVNQKKKMKIKDLRRSHKCLRKRSLKVEEEMEILMGLIDLKLVSRVLRMTDLNAEQLHWCEAKMSKVRVLDGKRYQRDSSPLFFPAQ, via the exons atgcCATGTTCAGCTGAGGAAGCACTTGTTAGGCTCTTCAACAAcacttcctcctccttcctcctcctcctcctcttcctctacgtctcctccatttttcttttcaaactcTTCTACTTTGTCGGCAGCAACCCTATTTTCCCAAG AAGCCAGAATGGTTGCGAAGACTACGTGTTTTCGgatgaagaagaggaggaggaggaagaagaagaattagaagaagacgaagaagaagaagaagacgaagaagaagacgaagaaaggcAGTTTCATGTTCATAGTCACCAATACTGCAGAACCATAAATGATCATGATCTGGTGGCTGACATCATACGCGGCAACGAATCATTAAGGTTTTTGCCCAACCATAACCTTCAGCATCatcatcaaaaaaaaaattccgaaGACCAATTCATTAGCGCACGGGAGAGCTTAATAATTGAAGAACGCCAAGATGAATCTTTGCATGAGTCACCACAAGGCTCAGAATCTGAATATGAAGATCAAGGCGTGGAGGAAATCCCAGTGAAAGAAACAGTTTCAGTTCTCAATTCTGTCGCGAATGATCGAGTGTGGTCCACATCTCCGATAACTATAGAACTAGATAAAAGTGACAAAAATGGTGACG ATAATTGTGATGAACACAATACTGAAATCAATAGGGCAGATCAGACGCATTTATCCGGTGACGAAAGTTTTGTTGTTTACGGGCCATCACAATTGAAGAACAAGAAGTTCCAAGTTCAAGACAATAAagaggatgaaatttttggTGACTCAACTGTTGGATCAACTTCTAAGAGCTCTTCTGAATGGAGAAGCTCAATTAACTGCAGGGATTCTGCCACTGAAGATCCTTTTTCTTCCTCGTCCCGGAGAAGCTGCCCCAAATGGGAGTCTTACACAGTCTTCCAAAAGTATGATGAGGAAATGATGTTCTTAGACAGAATTAGTGCCCAAAAGCTCCATGAAACAg aatcACTTAAGTCTATTCAAGTTTGTCCAAGATCAATTTCGGAAAGGATAGTTCATAGAATCTCTATGGCAACAAAAAGGCCGCCTGATGTACGTCACAACCCTTATCATGAGCTGGAGGCTGCTTACGTTGCACAAATTTGCTTAACATGGGAAGCACTTAATTGGAACTACAAGAATTTTGAGCAAAAAAGGGCATCACGACGTGAAATTGATCCCGGCGTTCCTGGCGAATTAGCACAGCAATTTCAGCAATTTCAAGTGCTTCTACGAAGATAtgtagagaatgagccttatgaGCAAGGCAGGAGGCCAGAGATTTATGCTAGGATGAGGCTTTTGGCACCAAAGTTACTTCAAGTGCCAGAATATAGAG AAGATGGTGAGCATGAAAAGGACGAAGGTTTTGGCTCAAAAATTTCATCAGCTGCATTTTTAATGATAATGGAAGACGGAATCCGAACGTTCATGGATTTTCTCAAGGCTGATAAGGAAAAACCCTGCCAGAAATTAGTATCCATGTTCAAAAGAAAACGAAAAGGTTCAGTTGATCCCACTCTTCTCCATCTGATGAAGAAAGTCAATCAAAAA AAGAAGATGAAAATCAAAGATCTTCGACGTTCCCACAAATGCCTGAGAAAGCGAAGCTTGAAGGTGGAGGAAGAGATGGAGATACTGATGGGTCTAATTGACCTAAAATTGGTGTCTAGGGTTTTGAGAATGACCGACCTAAATGCAGAACAATTACATTGGTGCGAAGCAAAGATGAGCAAAGTGAGAGTTCTGGATGGGAAAAGATACCAAAGAGATTCGTCCCCACTTTTCTTCCCAGCACAATAA
- the LOC103455597 gene encoding uncharacterized protein, producing the protein MMSRCGYEQSAMVGCEGMDSVVCPKPRRLSFLTSSLNDNIRPFRYFNHNQSEIGDSEAGSEILDIILTKGNCDDRFSTNQLASSPPFFCGSPPSRASNPVIQDEHFGNSSNMAPFSPTQPVLSSRNGGCVRMKSGDKPVAVRIEGFDCLSRDRRNCSISAVA; encoded by the exons ATGATGAGCAGGTGCGGTTACGAGCAGAGCGCCATGGTAGGCTGCGAGGGGATGGATTCAGTTGTGTGCCCAAAACCACGTCGATTGAGCTTCCTTACTTCTTCCTTGAACGACAACATCAGACCCTTCAGATACTTCAA TCACAACCAATCGGAGATTGGAGATTCTGAAGCTGGGTCTGAGATTCTGGATATTATTCTCACCAAG GGGAATTGTGATGATAGATTCAGTACTAATCAATTGGCTTCATCGCCGCCGTTTTTCTGCGGGTCTCCGCCGAGCAGGGCATCAAATCCTGTAATCCAAGACGAGCATTTCGGCAACAGCAGCAATATGGCTCCGTTTTCGCCGACACAGCCCGTGTTGTCATCGCGCAACGGAGGCTGTGTCCGGATGAAATCCGGGGACAAGCCAGTCGCGGTGCGGATCGAAGGGTTTGATTGTCTTAGCAGGGACCGCAGGAACTGCAGCATCTCTGCTGTAGCTTGA